In Campylobacter showae, the genomic stretch AGGTTAAAATGGACTTAAAATACTGCGCAAGCGAGATCAGCAACATCGCTCTTTCGATGTTTAGAAAAAACTTTTTCGGCGTCTTTCACGGCTCTATTTCAGCTAGAATTCAGCACGACTCTTTTTTGATAAATAAAAGAACGACGATTTTCGACAATCTTAAAGAAGAAGATCTCATAATGCTAAACTCAAAAAGGGATTATCGCTGGAACGATGCGAGCATAGACGCGGACATCCACCTAAATATATACAAAAATATAAACGAAGCCAAATATATCTGTTATGCCATGCCACCTTATCTAACAGCTTATACTTTGGGGCATTCTTTTATCCGTCCGAGGGATTATTTTGGTTATATCAAACACCACGAGATCCCGATCTATGATCCAAAACAGTTTGACGATTGGTATGAGCGCGCGGATACGGAAATTTATCGCTATATGTTAGAGAATAAAACTAACATAATGGTCATCAAAGGATACGGAGTATACGTGCATAGCAGGACTCCGTATCAGCTGGCAAAAGACGTCGCGATCCTTGAAAATACGTGCAAATTGCTAAGCGTAGCTCGCCTTTACGAATCTGAACGAAACTAACGTCTTTAAAAATGTTAATTTTTTTGAAATTTTATCGATAAAAAGCGCGTTTTTAAGGTGATATTTACGATATTTCAGTAAAATAATGCATAAAATTTTTATAAATTTGAAGGAATTAGATGATAACTTGGATGCAAAAGCATAGAAAATACCTCGTCGTAACGATCTGGGTAAGCACGATAGCCTTCGTCGGAGCAGGCTTCGTCGGATGGGGAGCATACGATCTAAATGCGAGTAGAGCTAGCTCGGTAGCTAAGGTCGGACATCGAAATATAAGTATCCAAGAGTTTCAAAACAGATACGGTCAGCTTCACGCATACTATAGTCAGCTTTTTGACGGACAGCTAAGTGACGAAAATGCAAGCGAGCTAGGCATTGAAAATTTAGCTTTAGAGGCGTTAGTAAACGATGCTATGCTTTTAAATTTCGCAGATGACTTGGGGCTTGGCGTAAATGACGAAGATATAGTCAAATACATTATTGCAGACCAAAATTTCCACTCAAACGGCAAATTTGATAAAGAGCTTTACAAAAATACTTTAAAAAGAGCTAGAACTACCGAAAGCGAATACGAAGAAAGCCTAAAAAACGTAATACTTTTAGATAAGCTAAGACATGCTCTAAATTTACCCGCAAATGCTCAAGATATAGATATGCTAACGGCTAGCTTTTTGATGCAGGATAAAATCTCCATTAAGGTCGTAGAGGCTAACGCAGACGAAATAAAAATAGATGAAGATGCGCTAAAAAAACTCTGGGAAGAGCATAAGAACGAATATAAAACCATGACCGAATTTAAGCTTGATACCAAATTTATCCCAGCTATATCAAGCGATGCAAATACTAACGAGCTAACAGAATTTTACAACGAAAACAAAAACGAATATAAAGGTAGCGACGATAAGATAAAAGAATTTGAAGCTGTTAAAGATGAAGTACTAAAAGACTACAATCTCAAACAAACTAAAAAAGTCGCCCTTGAAGAGTATCTAAAAATCAAGAAAGACGAGAAGCAAGCAGATGTCTCGGTATCTACATTTGAAGATAATGCGAGCTTGCCGATGGATGAGCTAAAACTAGCAAAAAAGGGCGATACCCTAAAGCCGTTTGAATACGAAGACGGCTATATGATAGTGAAGGTAAAAGAGATCGTAGCGCCTAGAGTAATGAGTTTTGACGAGGCGAAAGAGCAAATTTTAGAACTTTACAAAGAGCAAAAAACGAAAGAAATCGTAGAAGCAAAAGCAAAAGAGTTGCTTGAAAAAGGATTTCAAGGTACCGATATAGGATTTGTTAGTAGAGATACCGTGAAGGCCGAAGGTGGGTTAAGCGAGGGTGAGTTTAATATCTTCGTCAATCGCCTTTTTGAAAAGGGTGGCAAAAAAGGCTATGTTGTACTCGGCGATAAAGCCGTAGTTTACGAGATAACGGAACAGAAACTAACAAATAGCGAAAAAGAGAAAGAGTATAAAGAGATAATAACGCAAAATGTAGGCTTCTTGAAAAATAACGAGCTCATTAGGGATTTAACAGCCATGTTGTCCAAGCGTTACCAAGTAACAAATTATTATACAAAAAAATAAGAAGGCATCTGTTTTGAGTACTAAAATTTTAGGTATTGACGTAGGCTCTGTTCAAATTTGCGCTGTGATAGGCCAGCACGATGAAACAGGACTTAAAATAATCGGAATAGGAACTGCAAAAACTCAGGGTATAAAAAAGGGCGTAATAACAAATATCGAGCTCGCATCAAAATCAATAAAAAGCGCTTTAATAGACGCTCAAAGAGTGGCGGGCACAAGATACGAAAAAGTAGTGGTTTCAATCTCGGGAGCCTATACAAAAAGCGTTGACAGTAACGGCGTGGTAAACGTTCCCACGTATGAAATAGGCATAAAAGAGATACAACGCTCGATGTCTGAGTCTGAGCGAAGAGCGCAGATACATAGCGACTACGAGAAGCTACATATACTTCCTTATAATTTTAAAGTAGACGATCAAGAGCATATAGAAGATCCTTTGGGTATGAACGGTAGCAGGCTTGAGGTGCAAACGCACATCATAATGGCGCAAAAATCATCTCTTAGTAACCTAAGAAAAGCGTTAAATTTGGCTGGAGTCGAGCCTGATAATATCGTACTTTCCAGCTACGCTTCGGCTATCGCGACGCTA encodes the following:
- a CDS encoding peptidylprolyl isomerase: MITWMQKHRKYLVVTIWVSTIAFVGAGFVGWGAYDLNASRASSVAKVGHRNISIQEFQNRYGQLHAYYSQLFDGQLSDENASELGIENLALEALVNDAMLLNFADDLGLGVNDEDIVKYIIADQNFHSNGKFDKELYKNTLKRARTTESEYEESLKNVILLDKLRHALNLPANAQDIDMLTASFLMQDKISIKVVEANADEIKIDEDALKKLWEEHKNEYKTMTEFKLDTKFIPAISSDANTNELTEFYNENKNEYKGSDDKIKEFEAVKDEVLKDYNLKQTKKVALEEYLKIKKDEKQADVSVSTFEDNASLPMDELKLAKKGDTLKPFEYEDGYMIVKVKEIVAPRVMSFDEAKEQILELYKEQKTKEIVEAKAKELLEKGFQGTDIGFVSRDTVKAEGGLSEGEFNIFVNRLFEKGGKKGYVVLGDKAVVYEITEQKLTNSEKEKEYKEIITQNVGFLKNNELIRDLTAMLSKRYQVTNYYTKK
- a CDS encoding class II aldolase and adducin N-terminal domain-containing protein, whose translation is MDLKYCASEISNIALSMFRKNFFGVFHGSISARIQHDSFLINKRTTIFDNLKEEDLIMLNSKRDYRWNDASIDADIHLNIYKNINEAKYICYAMPPYLTAYTLGHSFIRPRDYFGYIKHHEIPIYDPKQFDDWYERADTEIYRYMLENKTNIMVIKGYGVYVHSRTPYQLAKDVAILENTCKLLSVARLYESERN